One genomic segment of Novisyntrophococcus fermenticellae includes these proteins:
- a CDS encoding NAD(P)/FAD-dependent oxidoreductase, producing the protein MYDIVIIGAGIIGTSIARELSKYEAKILVLEKDNDIANGTTMANSAVVHAGYDPVPGTKKAKFNVKGNQMYPQICEELDVPFRKVGSITLALTEEDVETLDELEKQAKANGVPVKMLSREEVLAREPHVSKEVRRGLYAPTAGIVGPWELAIAYMENALQNGAELALNSRVKNIEKKDNGFKITTGQGYCEAKVVINCSGTHSDELNSMIGGGTYAIKPRAGQYFVLDKSVGNLVNSVIFPCPSREGKGVLVVPTVHGNTLLGPTSTQIQDREGNETTKEGLDFVRKQADRIVENIPFEQVIRSFSGVRASADREDFIIEEAKDCPGFINIAGIDSPGLTAAPAIAVEAEQMVKGILKDLPPNKGFNPNRRRVIRFEELSVEEKENLIRENPQYGNIICRCEKITEGEIVDAIHRPGGAATVKGIKKRVRPGMGRCQGGFCEPKVVEILARESGKRMDDILYDELGSNILIGRTKE; encoded by the coding sequence ATGTATGATATAGTGATTATCGGGGCAGGAATTATCGGCACATCAATTGCAAGAGAATTATCAAAATACGAAGCAAAGATTCTGGTTCTTGAAAAGGACAACGACATAGCCAATGGAACAACGATGGCCAACAGTGCAGTTGTTCATGCGGGCTATGACCCGGTGCCGGGAACGAAAAAGGCAAAGTTCAATGTAAAAGGCAATCAGATGTATCCGCAAATCTGTGAGGAACTGGATGTTCCTTTCCGGAAAGTAGGTTCAATCACACTTGCACTGACAGAGGAGGATGTGGAAACGCTGGATGAACTGGAGAAACAGGCGAAGGCCAATGGTGTTCCGGTAAAAATGCTTAGCAGAGAAGAGGTTTTGGCAAGAGAACCGCATGTGAGTAAAGAAGTCAGACGAGGTCTGTATGCACCAACAGCAGGCATTGTAGGACCATGGGAACTGGCAATTGCCTATATGGAAAATGCGTTGCAAAACGGTGCAGAGCTTGCACTTAACAGCAGAGTGAAAAACATTGAAAAGAAGGATAACGGTTTTAAAATTACGACAGGTCAAGGATACTGTGAAGCAAAAGTAGTCATTAACTGTTCGGGCACGCACTCGGACGAATTAAATTCTATGATAGGCGGTGGAACATATGCCATAAAGCCAAGGGCTGGACAATATTTTGTGCTGGATAAGAGCGTGGGAAATCTGGTGAACTCCGTCATCTTTCCGTGTCCGTCCAGGGAAGGAAAAGGAGTTCTGGTAGTGCCAACAGTACATGGAAATACGCTGCTGGGTCCCACTTCTACACAGATACAGGACAGAGAAGGCAACGAAACCACGAAAGAAGGGCTTGATTTTGTGCGGAAACAAGCGGATCGAATTGTGGAAAACATCCCGTTTGAACAAGTGATTCGTTCTTTTTCCGGCGTAAGAGCTTCCGCAGACAGAGAGGACTTTATTATCGAAGAGGCGAAAGATTGTCCCGGATTTATAAATATTGCCGGAATCGATTCCCCCGGTCTGACCGCTGCCCCGGCCATTGCTGTGGAAGCAGAGCAGATGGTAAAAGGAATATTGAAGGATTTGCCTCCAAACAAAGGCTTTAATCCAAATAGGAGAAGAGTGATTCGTTTTGAAGAGCTGTCTGTAGAAGAAAAAGAGAATCTTATCCGCGAAAACCCACAATACGGCAATATTATCTGCAGGTGCGAGAAAATAACAGAAGGAGAGATTGTCGATGCGATTCACAGACCGGGAGGTGCTGCTACGGTAAAAGGAATAAAAAAGAGAGTGCGGCCGGGAATGGGGAGGTGTCAGGGAGGATTTTGTGAACCAAAGGTTGTGGAGATTCTGGCCAGAGAATCAGGTAAGAGGATGGATGATATCTTATACGATGAACTTGGATCGAATATTCTGATTGGCAGGACAAAGGAGTGA
- a CDS encoding NAD(P)/FAD-dependent oxidoreductase yields the protein MLQYDVIVIGGGPAGLAAGIEAWKEGAKKVLLLERDRELGGILQQCIHNGFGLHHFGEQLTGPQYAQRFIDEFKKLGIAYKLNTMVLEVTENKEVHAVSKEGGYQIYHTKAVILAMGCRERPRGAIDIPGTRPAGIMTAGTAQRYINMEGYMPGRKAIILGSGDIGMIMARRLTLEGAKVEAVVEIMPFSSGLNRNIVQCLQDFDIPLLLNHTITEIKGKTRVEGVVVSEVDQDRQPIHETEVSYDCDTVLLSVGLIPENELSRDLGAGMDVHTKGPVVNQAMETTIDGVFACGNVLHVHDLVDFVTEESQRAGKNAARYVRDDTRKTGKEVHTRAGSGIGYIIPQSIDCEQIDEDIKLFMRPRAVFKHVKMVVTGDGEVLKSVKKQRMTPGEMENITVEKSLLSGKEYKLLSVDVFEEE from the coding sequence ATGTTACAATATGATGTGATTGTAATCGGCGGAGGGCCTGCTGGTCTGGCGGCAGGCATAGAGGCGTGGAAAGAAGGCGCCAAAAAGGTTTTACTGTTAGAACGGGACCGTGAGCTGGGCGGAATTTTGCAGCAGTGCATACATAATGGTTTTGGCCTGCATCATTTCGGAGAACAGCTGACAGGACCACAGTATGCACAGCGCTTTATCGACGAGTTTAAGAAACTGGGCATTGCGTATAAATTAAATACCATGGTTTTGGAAGTCACAGAGAACAAAGAAGTCCATGCGGTCAGCAAAGAAGGGGGCTACCAGATATATCATACAAAAGCAGTTATATTGGCGATGGGCTGTAGGGAAAGACCAAGAGGTGCAATTGATATTCCGGGGACCCGGCCGGCTGGCATTATGACCGCGGGTACTGCACAGAGATATATTAACATGGAAGGCTATATGCCGGGCAGGAAGGCGATTATTCTGGGATCCGGGGATATCGGGATGATTATGGCGAGGCGCCTGACACTGGAAGGTGCCAAGGTGGAAGCAGTAGTAGAAATCATGCCGTTTTCCAGCGGACTAAACCGAAATATCGTCCAATGTCTGCAGGATTTTGATATTCCGCTCCTGCTAAACCATACGATAACAGAAATCAAGGGAAAAACCCGTGTGGAAGGAGTTGTAGTTTCCGAAGTGGATCAAGACAGACAGCCCATACATGAGACGGAAGTCAGCTATGACTGCGATACCGTGCTTTTGTCCGTAGGCTTGATTCCTGAGAATGAATTGTCCCGGGATTTAGGTGCCGGCATGGATGTACATACAAAGGGGCCTGTAGTTAATCAGGCTATGGAAACCACAATAGATGGCGTTTTTGCCTGCGGTAATGTTCTTCACGTTCATGATCTGGTGGATTTTGTGACGGAGGAAAGCCAGAGAGCAGGAAAAAATGCAGCCAGGTATGTGCGGGATGATACGAGAAAGACCGGTAAAGAAGTCCATACAAGAGCCGGCTCGGGAATTGGCTATATCATTCCTCAAAGCATCGACTGTGAACAGATAGACGAGGATATAAAGTTGTTCATGAGACCACGAGCAGTGTTCAAACATGTGAAGATGGTTGTCACAGGAGATGGAGAGGTCTTGAAGTCTGTAAAAAAACAGCGTATGACGCCGGGAGAGATGGAGAACATCACAGTTGAGAAGTCTTTACTGTCGGGGAAAGAATATAAACTTTTAAGCGTGGATGTATTTGAGGAGGAGTGA
- a CDS encoding DUF1667 domain-containing protein: MEKKELICIVCPKGCHLEITGNSDGLHVTGNGCKRGVIYAKKELTNPTRILTTTVKVKHGLSDRLPVVTDGEIPKESLMEAMRIINKLEIQAPVKSNQVLIRNLLESGVNLVASRDMAEL, encoded by the coding sequence ATGGAAAAGAAGGAATTGATCTGCATTGTTTGTCCGAAAGGGTGCCATTTGGAGATTACAGGTAATTCAGACGGCCTCCATGTCACTGGTAATGGATGTAAGCGAGGTGTTATCTATGCAAAGAAGGAGCTGACAAATCCTACTAGGATTTTGACGACTACGGTAAAGGTGAAACATGGTCTGTCGGACAGACTGCCCGTCGTAACGGATGGAGAGATCCCGAAAGAGTCTTTGATGGAAGCTATGCGTATTATAAACAAACTGGAGATTCAGGCACCTGTTAAAAGCAATCAGGTGTTGATTAGAAATTTGCTGGAATCGGGAGTAAATCTGGTAGCATCCCGGGACATGGCTGAACTTTAA
- a CDS encoding glycerol-3-phosphate responsive antiterminator, protein MEAINQKVLPAISNMKDFEKFLQSPYEFCIVMDFYVGELAVISDMAQKRRKKLIVHVDLIKGLSNDEYAVVYLCQNLRLEGIISTHTNAIQMAKKKKKIAIQRIFLIDQQSLDKSYRLVENSMPDYVEILPGLMPGIITEIRNHIDIPIITGGLIATPGDIRAAIEAGAVSVTTSSKELWKANDYLDKNI, encoded by the coding sequence GTGGAAGCAATTAATCAGAAAGTTTTACCCGCTATTTCAAATATGAAGGACTTTGAAAAGTTTTTGCAGAGTCCTTATGAATTCTGTATTGTTATGGATTTCTATGTCGGAGAGCTTGCGGTGATTTCAGATATGGCACAGAAGCGCAGGAAGAAACTGATTGTCCATGTGGATCTTATTAAGGGATTAAGCAACGATGAATATGCAGTTGTATACCTGTGCCAGAATCTGAGACTGGAGGGGATAATTTCCACTCACACCAATGCAATTCAGATGGCAAAAAAAAAGAAAAAAATTGCCATACAAAGGATATTTCTTATTGATCAGCAGTCTCTGGATAAAAGCTACCGTCTTGTCGAAAATTCCATGCCGGATTACGTCGAGATATTGCCTGGGCTGATGCCTGGAATCATAACGGAAATAAGAAACCATATTGATATTCCTATCATAACCGGAGGCTTGATTGCAACCCCGGGAGATATTCGCGCAGCTATAGAGGCTGGTGCCGTCTCTGTGACTACTTCCAGCAAAGAGTTATGGAAAGCGAATGACTATTTAGATAAAAACATATAA
- a CDS encoding MgtC/SapB family protein, with protein sequence MSIADFMLQSEYILRIFVASVCGCVIGYERTNRNKEAGIRTHAIVAVGAALIMIVSKYGFSDSADFDASRVAAQIVSGIGFLGAGIIFLRNRMVSGLTTAAGIWTTGGIGMAIGSGLYYIGIATAVLVVFIQVLMHKSIFNREMEKDIVKLRIKEGGNVRKVEKILQTYEDYHTDIIGLDYKKTEPPETELTVELILRKDQSLMEFVTLLSENPEVVVVKSMRG encoded by the coding sequence TTGTCAATTGCGGATTTTATGCTTCAGTCGGAGTACATCTTGCGAATTTTTGTGGCTTCGGTTTGTGGATGTGTGATTGGATATGAAAGAACGAACAGAAATAAGGAAGCGGGAATCAGAACCCATGCAATCGTTGCAGTTGGTGCAGCATTAATTATGATTGTTTCCAAATATGGATTCTCGGACAGTGCAGACTTTGATGCTTCCCGTGTAGCGGCTCAGATTGTAAGCGGGATAGGTTTTCTAGGAGCCGGGATTATCTTTCTGAGAAATCGTATGGTCAGTGGTCTGACTACAGCAGCGGGCATCTGGACCACAGGCGGAATCGGAATGGCCATCGGTTCCGGGCTATATTACATAGGAATTGCCACAGCGGTTCTTGTTGTTTTTATACAGGTTCTGATGCACAAGAGTATCTTTAACAGAGAGATGGAAAAGGATATTGTCAAGCTGAGAATTAAAGAAGGAGGAAATGTCCGGAAAGTAGAGAAAATTCTTCAGACATACGAAGATTATCATACGGATATAATCGGACTGGACTATAAAAAGACAGAACCGCCCGAGACAGAACTTACTGTTGAACTAATCTTAAGAAAAGATCAAAGCCTCATGGAATTTGTTACTCTCTTATCCGAAAACCCCGAAGTGGTTGTTGTGAAAAGTATGAGAGGATAA
- a CDS encoding NAD(P)-dependent oxidoreductase, which translates to MEVITYDPYVNEEYCNEHHIKSLSIQELYKKSDAISLHLPLNDETRHIDGEAIEYMKEGVMRSDFIAKERECKIKCVS; encoded by the coding sequence ATGGAAGTCATTACATACGATCCATATGTTAATGAAGAATATTGTAACGAACACCATATAAAATCATTAAGCATACAAGAGTTGTATAAAAAATCGGATGCAATCAGTCTGCATCTGCCCTTGAATGATGAAACACGACATATAGACGGGGAAGCAATTGAGTATATGAAGGAGGGAGTCATGAGGAGCGATTTCATCGCTAAAGAACGGGAGTGTAAAATAAAGTGTGTAAGTTGA
- the tnpA gene encoding IS66 family insertion sequence element accessory protein TnpA, which yields MGSTTSLVARQYRLHEWADQICGCNNRPSNLTVKEWCSQHQITVANYYYRLKQVRMACLENLPEGPASQSVVPVPSELMANVASVSSSLEVKVNHVSLRVTENTTPELLKMVLQVLADA from the coding sequence TTGGGATCTACTACATCTTTAGTCGCACGTCAATATCGACTTCACGAATGGGCGGATCAGATTTGCGGATGCAATAACCGCCCAAGCAATCTTACTGTTAAGGAATGGTGCAGTCAGCACCAGATTACAGTTGCTAATTATTACTATCGCTTAAAGCAGGTTCGCATGGCATGTCTCGAGAACCTTCCGGAAGGACCAGCCTCTCAAAGTGTCGTTCCAGTTCCCTCTGAACTGATGGCAAATGTTGCTTCCGTATCGTCCAGTCTGGAAGTGAAAGTAAATCATGTTAGTCTTCGTGTTACGGAGAATACAACACCGGAATTATTGAAAATGGTGCTCCAGGTGCTTGCCGATGCTTAA
- a CDS encoding ISL3 family transposase — protein sequence MQSIANSISLQSFYPENLNIMSIEQDDSVITIHIKSKTKECKCPSCNSVSGELYATHHKKVQDLPILGKRVVLDLTLYEFKCNNPDCNSVSFTESCSYFLNDYCYMTNRLVDLVCTLALETSCESCARILQSMSVKISGDTVIRTLIKRYDRQPTTKCGSVIGVDDFAFKKRHTYGTIIVDAETHKTVAILDGRDGTTLKEWLENNKQVKTVTRDRASAYAKAVEEILPDCMQIADRFHLHKNLMDAVNKILGREIPATTAIMDETSSNSHSDKATEDNEPCKKNRIHCG from the coding sequence ATGCAGAGTATTGCCAATTCTATTAGTTTACAGTCATTTTATCCGGAAAATTTAAATATTATGTCCATAGAGCAAGATGACAGTGTTATTACAATTCATATCAAATCCAAAACAAAGGAATGCAAATGTCCTTCCTGTAATTCGGTATCGGGAGAACTATATGCAACGCATCATAAAAAAGTTCAAGACCTCCCAATACTGGGAAAACGAGTTGTATTGGATCTTACCCTTTATGAATTCAAATGCAATAACCCTGATTGTAATTCTGTAAGCTTTACAGAATCTTGTAGTTACTTTTTGAACGATTACTGTTACATGACTAATCGCCTGGTAGATTTAGTCTGCACCCTGGCTCTTGAAACCAGTTGTGAAAGCTGTGCAAGAATTCTTCAGTCAATGAGTGTTAAAATCAGTGGGGATACCGTTATACGAACACTAATTAAACGATACGATCGTCAACCGACTACCAAATGTGGTTCAGTTATTGGTGTTGATGATTTTGCTTTTAAGAAACGTCATACATACGGTACAATAATTGTAGATGCAGAAACCCATAAAACGGTTGCAATTCTGGATGGCCGTGATGGTACCACATTAAAAGAATGGCTGGAAAATAACAAACAAGTAAAAACTGTAACTCGTGATCGAGCTAGTGCATATGCAAAGGCTGTTGAGGAAATCCTTCCCGACTGTATGCAGATTGCAGACCGTTTCCATCTGCATAAGAATCTGATGGATGCTGTCAATAAAATACTGGGCAGAGAAATTCCTGCAACCACTGCAATCATGGATGAAACGTCTAGCAATTCTCACTCAGATAAAGCAACTGAAGATAATGAGCCTTGTAAAAAAAATCGTATCCATTGTGGATAA
- a CDS encoding BlaI/MecI/CopY family transcriptional regulator, translating to MTKSEEDLMGIFWEEKKPLTSVEILDIASDRSWNGNYLHMMLRSLQKKGLLEACGTVRYGTQYARKFLPLLTKEEYAAKIIVSTGIKSSSIAQVTVALAKEIGDKEELIEQLEEIIQELSKNGEKES from the coding sequence TTGACAAAAAGTGAAGAAGATTTAATGGGGATATTTTGGGAAGAAAAAAAGCCGTTGACCAGTGTTGAAATTTTGGACATAGCATCCGATCGTTCTTGGAATGGGAATTATCTACACATGATGTTGCGGTCCCTTCAAAAAAAAGGACTATTAGAGGCATGTGGAACGGTACGGTATGGAACACAGTATGCAAGAAAGTTTCTTCCATTATTAACAAAAGAAGAGTATGCTGCCAAGATTATTGTGTCAACTGGGATTAAAAGCAGTTCTATTGCGCAGGTTACGGTTGCTTTGGCGAAAGAAATCGGAGATAAAGAGGAATTGATTGAGCAACTTGAAGAGATTATACAGGAATTAAGTAAGAACGGAGAAAAGGAATCATAG
- a CDS encoding M56 family metallopeptidase, with amino-acid sequence MQITFFSFIVSIFCSSVLIIIAYIFRRQEAFIRSFGVSTILILYLTALTRLLVPFEFPFTYEVEVEGVVSHIVKTIYLDQIEPVSLSIAKILCIIWVDVMVLRIVSFIYRYCKVKKEVKMYKKCEDDDQYSRVFNKIQKDRKVIKVDIRCSDSIHIPVGIGVFKRAIILPDEDYSDLELEYILLHEYTHFLNRDPLVKMLVYLFCCIYWWNPIVYLLKKDLDKILEIKCDLCVTEMMKKTDKAAYLTTILNVLKKSGNKSIQMKDVTTALFQRNSNLELVERFAMVVESSHQNAESKTSFSGRVLLLSILVMGLSYLFVVQPLYHPPADQMKPTMKLMNLILRIRI; translated from the coding sequence ATGCAGATTACATTTTTTTCTTTTATTGTTTCAATTTTCTGTAGCAGTGTTTTGATTATTATTGCCTATATATTTCGTAGACAGGAAGCTTTCATCCGGTCGTTTGGTGTTTCAACAATATTGATTCTATATCTTACAGCGCTTACTCGACTACTTGTACCTTTTGAGTTTCCATTTACTTATGAAGTGGAAGTAGAAGGAGTGGTTAGCCATATTGTCAAAACAATCTACTTGGATCAAATAGAGCCTGTCTCATTATCCATTGCAAAAATTTTATGTATTATATGGGTTGATGTTATGGTGTTGCGGATTGTATCCTTTATATATCGATATTGTAAAGTAAAAAAAGAAGTGAAGATGTATAAAAAATGTGAGGATGATGATCAATATAGTAGGGTATTTAATAAGATTCAAAAAGATAGAAAGGTGATTAAGGTCGATATCCGGTGTAGTGATAGCATTCATATACCTGTAGGAATTGGTGTTTTTAAACGAGCCATTATTTTGCCTGATGAAGACTACAGTGATTTAGAATTAGAATACATATTGTTGCATGAATACACACATTTTTTAAATAGGGATCCATTAGTGAAAATGTTAGTTTATCTGTTCTGTTGCATATATTGGTGGAATCCCATTGTGTATCTGTTAAAAAAAGATTTGGATAAAATATTGGAAATAAAATGCGATTTATGTGTAACTGAAATGATGAAGAAGACCGACAAGGCAGCATATCTGACAACCATTCTTAATGTATTGAAAAAGAGTGGCAATAAAAGCATTCAGATGAAGGATGTTACGACAGCACTGTTTCAACGAAATAGTAATTTAGAGTTGGTGGAGCGGTTTGCGATGGTAGTAGAAAGCAGTCATCAAAATGCTGAGAGCAAAACAAGTTTTTCAGGAAGGGTGCTTCTTTTGAGCATTCTAGTGATGGGACTTTCTTACTTATTCGTTGTGCAACCTTTGTATCATCCTCCGGCAGATCAAATGAAACCGACGATGAAACTTATGAACTTAATTCTGAGAATTCGTATTTGA
- a CDS encoding ABC transporter ATP-binding protein, whose protein sequence is MKYVVEVSNVDKSYGKTKVLNNINLKLLSGKIYGIIGRNGSGKSVLMKCICGFVHPDVGEIHVYGRKVGKDVEFAQDVGFIIESPGFLPQYSAYKNLAYFYSIKNKIDKDTIEKYIRLVGLDPHDKKKVGKFSMGMKQRLGIAQAIMESPSLIIVDEPFNGLDISGVQEMRNLFLEMKKEGKTIILVSHNRDDINILCDEVYEMDQGVLKQMY, encoded by the coding sequence ATGAAATATGTTGTTGAAGTATCTAACGTTGACAAATCTTATGGAAAAACAAAAGTCCTGAATAATATAAACTTAAAATTATTATCAGGTAAAATCTATGGAATCATAGGCAGAAATGGATCCGGAAAAAGTGTATTGATGAAATGTATTTGTGGCTTTGTACATCCGGATGTGGGTGAAATACATGTATATGGAAGAAAAGTGGGAAAAGACGTAGAGTTTGCGCAAGATGTGGGTTTTATCATAGAAAGTCCAGGGTTCCTGCCTCAGTATAGTGCCTACAAGAACTTAGCATATTTCTATAGCATAAAAAACAAGATAGATAAAGACACTATAGAAAAATACATTCGTCTAGTAGGACTTGACCCCCATGATAAAAAGAAAGTGGGGAAATTTTCGATGGGAATGAAGCAGCGTTTGGGAATTGCGCAGGCAATCATGGAATCTCCAAGTCTGATTATTGTGGATGAACCATTTAATGGATTAGACATTTCAGGAGTACAAGAAATGAGGAATTTATTCTTAGAGATGAAGAAGGAAGGTAAAACGATTATTTTAGTAAGCCATAATCGTGATGATATTAATATATTGTGTGATGAAGTCTATGAGATGGATCAAGGTGTTTTGAAACAGATGTATTAA
- a CDS encoding type 2 periplasmic-binding domain-containing protein gives MDLVAKTEIEISRANEVISGDIYIGGGETDAMRLIPQTAQKLQGEYPNIQYHLYSGNAEEVMERSVIVECLPYHKQATSF, from the coding sequence ATGGATTTGGTAGCCAAAACAGAAATCGAAATCAGTAGGGCCAATGAGGTCATTAGCGGTGACATTTACATTGGCGGTGGCGAAACAGATGCCATGCGCCTTATCCCCCAAACAGCCCAAAAGCTGCAAGGTGAATATCCAAATATTCAGTATCACCTATACAGCGGAAATGCTGAGGAGGTGATGGAACGTTCTGTAATAGTTGAATGCCTGCCATATCATAAACAAGCAACATCTTTTTAA
- a CDS encoding NAD(P)-dependent alcohol dehydrogenase, which yields MKKTMKVAVMNGIRKMGFEERPVPVPKDNEVLVKLEYVGICGSDLHYYENGRIGDYVVKPPFVLGHESGGTVVEVGKDIKDLKVGDRVALEPGKTCGHCEFCRTGRYNLCPDVIFFATPPVDGVFQEYVAHEAGLCFKLPDNLSTMEGALIEPLAVGFHAAKQGGAHFGQVAVVTGSGCIGLVSMMALKALGVTEVYVVDIMQKRLEKAMELGATGVINGRDKNPVQEIMEITGGRGCDLVIETSGNEICARQGIEMLVKDGTLVQVGYSASGDMNLPTSMICDKELNIKSVFRYRHIYPLAIQAVAEGRVNLKGIVTDIFDLDDVQNAMDSSVNNKEDIVKAVIRIDK from the coding sequence ATGAAAAAAACAATGAAAGTAGCTGTAATGAATGGTATCCGGAAAATGGGATTTGAGGAACGCCCTGTTCCGGTGCCAAAAGACAATGAAGTATTGGTAAAACTGGAGTACGTGGGAATCTGTGGCTCGGATCTTCATTATTATGAAAACGGGCGGATTGGTGACTACGTTGTAAAGCCGCCCTTTGTCCTGGGCCATGAGTCAGGTGGAACCGTAGTAGAGGTCGGAAAGGATATTAAAGACTTGAAAGTCGGTGACCGTGTAGCACTTGAACCTGGCAAGACCTGCGGCCACTGTGAATTCTGCCGCACAGGACGCTATAACCTTTGTCCGGATGTTATCTTCTTTGCAACCCCTCCGGTGGATGGTGTATTTCAGGAATATGTGGCGCATGAAGCAGGCCTTTGTTTTAAGCTTCCTGACAATCTAAGTACCATGGAAGGTGCTCTTATCGAACCTTTAGCCGTAGGCTTTCATGCTGCAAAACAAGGCGGCGCACATTTTGGACAAGTGGCTGTAGTTACCGGATCCGGCTGTATCGGCCTGGTTTCTATGATGGCTCTGAAGGCTCTTGGGGTTACAGAAGTCTACGTGGTGGATATCATGCAGAAACGTCTGGAAAAAGCCATGGAGCTTGGAGCAACAGGTGTCATTAACGGCAGGGACAAAAATCCTGTACAGGAAATTATGGAAATTACCGGTGGACGGGGATGCGACCTGGTCATCGAAACTTCCGGAAACGAAATCTGCGCCAGACAGGGCATTGAGATGTTAGTCAAGGATGGAACCCTGGTTCAGGTGGGCTACAGTGCCTCCGGAGACATGAACCTTCCCACCAGTATGATATGCGATAAAGAGTTGAATATTAAGTCCGTATTCCGCTATCGCCACATCTATCCGCTGGCAATTCAGGCGGTGGCAGAAGGCAGAGTGAATTTAAAGGGTATTGTAACAGATATTTTTGATCTGGATGATGTTCAGAATGCTATGGACAGCAGTGTAAATAATAAAGAGGATATTGTGAAGGCAGTCATTCGGATTGACAAATAG